From Desulfuromonas soudanensis, the proteins below share one genomic window:
- a CDS encoding sodium-dependent transporter — protein sequence MKNIGMPRAQWASRLGFILAAAGSAVGLGNIWKFPYITGNNGGGAFVLVYLGCIAIVGLPIMMAELMIGRHTQRDAVGAFVQLEGKRSFWLSAGWVSVIAAFIICSYYSVVAGWTLDYVYRALIGSFSGEPAEAIESMFGTLIADGPRQLIWQAIFLLLCLGIVIGGVQKGIERWSKILMPILFLLLGLLFINGMLSKGAWEGFAFMFRPDFSKLSAGSVLEALGHSFFTLSLGMAAMITYGSYLNKTEDLLAASLRVVILDTLIALMAGLAIFSVVFSVGMEPAAGPGLVFKTIPVVFSQIPGGALLAIVFFLLLAFAALTSNISLLEAQVAYFIDERGWSRKKATVFLAGLAFVVGIPTALSYNTLADWEVIGERNFFDSADLIASNYLLPIAGLLIALYVGWFWSGSKEKEELVAGGSGWVYPTWHFLIRYVSPLAVAVVLYFKAKESGLFTWLGGWF from the coding sequence ATGAAAAACATCGGCATGCCCCGGGCTCAGTGGGCCTCCCGCCTCGGCTTCATTCTCGCCGCCGCCGGCAGTGCCGTCGGCCTCGGCAACATCTGGAAGTTCCCCTACATCACCGGCAACAACGGCGGCGGCGCCTTTGTCCTCGTCTACCTGGGGTGTATCGCCATCGTCGGCTTGCCGATCATGATGGCCGAACTGATGATCGGCCGACACACCCAGCGCGACGCCGTCGGCGCCTTCGTCCAACTCGAGGGGAAGCGCTCCTTCTGGCTCTCCGCCGGCTGGGTGAGCGTGATCGCGGCCTTCATCATCTGCTCCTACTATTCGGTGGTCGCCGGCTGGACCCTCGACTACGTTTACCGGGCCCTCATCGGCAGCTTCAGCGGAGAGCCTGCCGAAGCGATCGAATCGATGTTCGGCACCTTGATCGCCGACGGCCCCCGGCAATTGATCTGGCAGGCGATCTTTCTCCTGTTGTGCCTGGGGATCGTCATCGGCGGGGTGCAGAAGGGGATCGAGCGCTGGAGCAAGATCCTGATGCCGATTCTCTTTCTTCTTCTCGGTCTCCTCTTCATCAACGGCATGCTCAGCAAGGGGGCCTGGGAAGGGTTCGCCTTCATGTTTCGCCCCGACTTCAGCAAGCTTTCCGCCGGCTCGGTCCTCGAAGCCCTCGGCCACTCCTTTTTCACCCTCTCCCTGGGGATGGCGGCGATGATCACCTACGGCTCCTACCTCAACAAGACCGAAGACCTGCTGGCGGCCAGCCTGCGGGTGGTGATCCTCGACACCCTCATCGCCCTGATGGCGGGACTGGCGATCTTTTCCGTGGTCTTCTCCGTCGGCATGGAACCGGCGGCCGGCCCGGGCCTGGTCTTCAAGACCATCCCCGTGGTCTTCTCCCAGATCCCCGGCGGCGCTCTCCTGGCGATCGTATTCTTTCTCCTCCTCGCCTTTGCCGCCCTGACCAGCAACATCTCTCTCCTCGAGGCCCAGGTCGCCTACTTCATCGACGAACGCGGCTGGAGCCGGAAAAAGGCCACGGTCTTTCTCGCCGGACTCGCCTTCGTGGTCGGCATCCCCACCGCCCTCTCCTACAACACCCTCGCCGACTGGGAAGTCATCGGCGAGCGCAACTTCTTCGATTCCGCCGACCTCATCGCCTCCAACTACCTCCTGCCGATCGCCGGTCTCCTCATCGCCCTCTACGTCGGCTGGTTCTGGAGCGGCAGCAAGGAAAAGGAGGAACTGGTCGCCGGCGGCTCCGGCTGGGTCTACCCCACCTGGCACTTCCTGATCCGCTACGTCTCCCCCCTGGCCGTCGCCGTCGTCCTCTATTTCAAAGCCAAGGAAAGCGGACTCTTTACCTGGCTGGGGGGATGGTTTTAG
- a CDS encoding diguanylate cyclase, producing MHEKFLPIRPLPPGELLSVLRDHAVLSRYSLALYNDAEILLARHGQTERFCGSAAESPFCTEPCQSVCRPKINWRGTRIRPRVYRCPGGLLYFVIPFKHEPAVDYILLGGGFREKFIDIGRLERLARERGVNGIDLLESWEELPSTSLEEMHRTAEEANLLLESLGNGQFHALSLERILTLFNGVAGIGPELDRVTSTEGVLALLSESLTILFSLSRIAVALPLPDGGVSIRDLLDHQAPTLHHDGKTGSILLRGAERRHFLLSGERAAQLLPGYEVKRLVCFPLNAGGRFSGCLLLADPRLSSSELVLVELLVSRAAIRLRLLLDDQEHGRDLFLTNRFMDRLGALTLARSRNELLGSVLNAATELLRARKGSLMLVDNAGQTLRIAASKGINRELAVNLRIPVGHGIAGGVAQRGEMLLVRDIEHDPRIAAANRPRFQSKSFISLPFKIGKRIIGVLNLSDWETTTPFTVTEEKLLGALLDHSGALIERAESIKRTKHLEALTITDPLTGLYNRRFLKERFEAEISRAIRKKESLAVMLIDLDHFKNYNDLCGHLAGDAVLRQTARILQRSAREMDLVIRFGGEEFCVLLPGASLSEALHVGERMRRAIETEPFPRQGSQPLGTLTASFGIAAYPENGLSAQSILGAADVALYQAKDQGRNCIVLSEPMVPREKISYL from the coding sequence ATGCACGAAAAATTCTTACCCATCCGTCCTCTCCCGCCCGGCGAACTCCTATCGGTTCTTCGGGATCATGCCGTCCTCTCCCGTTACAGCCTGGCCCTCTACAACGACGCCGAAATCCTCCTCGCCCGCCATGGCCAGACCGAGCGCTTCTGCGGAAGTGCCGCGGAGAGCCCTTTCTGTACTGAACCCTGCCAGAGCGTGTGCCGGCCGAAAATCAACTGGAGAGGGACACGGATCCGGCCCCGAGTCTACCGCTGCCCCGGCGGGCTCCTCTATTTCGTCATCCCTTTCAAACACGAACCCGCGGTCGACTATATTCTCCTCGGCGGAGGCTTCCGTGAAAAGTTCATCGACATCGGCCGTCTCGAACGCCTCGCCAGGGAACGGGGGGTGAACGGCATCGACCTTCTTGAAAGCTGGGAAGAGCTGCCGTCGACATCCCTCGAGGAGATGCACCGCACGGCGGAAGAGGCCAATCTCCTCCTCGAATCCCTCGGCAACGGCCAGTTTCACGCCCTCTCCCTGGAGCGGATACTGACCCTGTTCAACGGTGTCGCCGGCATCGGACCCGAACTCGACCGGGTGACCTCGACTGAAGGGGTATTGGCCCTCCTCAGCGAGTCCCTGACCATCCTCTTCTCCTTGTCGCGAATTGCCGTCGCCCTCCCTCTCCCCGACGGGGGTGTCAGCATACGCGATCTCCTCGACCACCAGGCGCCAACCCTGCACCACGACGGCAAGACCGGCTCCATCCTCCTCCGGGGGGCGGAGCGCAGACATTTCCTTCTGAGCGGCGAACGGGCGGCCCAACTCCTCCCCGGGTACGAGGTCAAGCGTCTGGTCTGCTTCCCCTTGAACGCCGGCGGACGTTTTTCCGGGTGTCTGCTCCTTGCCGATCCCCGGTTGAGTTCCAGCGAGCTGGTTCTTGTGGAGCTGCTGGTCAGCCGAGCGGCGATCCGTCTCCGCCTGCTGCTGGACGATCAGGAACACGGCCGCGACCTCTTTCTTACCAACCGCTTCATGGACAGGCTCGGCGCCCTGACCCTCGCCCGTAGCCGCAACGAACTTTTGGGGAGCGTTCTGAACGCGGCCACAGAGCTTCTGAGAGCACGAAAAGGGTCTTTGATGCTCGTCGACAACGCCGGGCAGACCCTGCGCATCGCCGCCAGCAAGGGGATCAACCGGGAGCTCGCCGTCAACCTGCGCATCCCCGTCGGCCATGGGATCGCCGGGGGCGTCGCCCAGCGGGGTGAAATGCTTCTTGTGCGGGACATCGAGCACGACCCGCGCATCGCCGCGGCAAACCGCCCCCGCTTCCAGAGCAAGTCATTTATCAGCCTCCCTTTCAAGATCGGCAAGCGGATAATCGGCGTCCTCAATCTCTCCGACTGGGAGACGACGACTCCCTTTACCGTCACCGAGGAGAAACTCCTCGGTGCTCTCCTTGACCACAGCGGAGCCCTGATCGAACGCGCCGAAAGCATTAAGCGAACCAAACACCTCGAAGCCCTCACCATCACCGACCCCCTCACCGGACTTTACAACCGCCGTTTTCTCAAAGAACGCTTCGAAGCCGAGATCAGTCGTGCCATCCGGAAGAAGGAGTCGCTGGCGGTGATGCTCATCGATCTCGACCATTTCAAAAACTACAATGATCTCTGCGGCCACCTCGCAGGAGACGCGGTATTGCGCCAGACCGCCCGTATTCTGCAGCGCAGCGCCCGGGAGATGGATCTCGTCATCCGCTTCGGCGGCGAGGAATTCTGCGTCCTCCTCCCCGGAGCCAGCCTCAGCGAAGCGCTGCACGTCGGCGAGCGGATGCGCAGGGCCATCGAAACGGAGCCCTTCCCCCGCCAGGGAAGCCAACCCCTGGGAACCCTGACGGCCAGCTTCGGCATCGCCGCCTACCCTGAAAACGGCCTCTCGGCGCAGAGCATTCTCGGCGCCGCGGACGTCGCCCTCTACCAGGCCAAGGACCAGGGACGCAACTGCATCGTCCTCTCGGAACCGATGGTCCCCCGGGAGAAGATCTCCTACCTCTGA
- the trmFO gene encoding methylenetetrahydrofolate--tRNA-(uracil(54)-C(5))-methyltransferase (FADH(2)-oxidizing) TrmFO — translation MIATPPSVNSDASPPITIIGGGLAGCEAAWQAAGAGAEVTLFEMKPQRFSPAHHSPNLGELVCSNSLRGAGMNNAVGCLKEELRRCGSLIMAAADATEVPAGGALAVDRDAFAAYLTEKVEAHPRIRVRREEITTLPAEGTVIVASGPLTSEPLSQEIARLTGSEHLYFYDAIAPIVEADSINFDRAWRASRYGKGGDDYINCPLSKEEYFAFVEALKAAEKVPARDFEKMIHFEGCMPIEEMAVRGDLTLAFGPMKPVGLPDPRTGREPFAVIQLRQDNRHATLYNLVGFQTKLTYPEQRRIFRTIPGLENAVFARLGNVHRNTFVNAPACLNRSLQLKSEPRILFAGQITGVEGYVESAACGFLAGLFAPRLAEGKSVSFPPPTTALGALLAHLADSSPEGFQPMNVNYGLFPPLEGRKMKRADRRLAMAERALADLGEWWRSPDSKQFAH, via the coding sequence ATGATCGCCACTCCTCCGTCAGTGAACAGCGACGCCTCGCCCCCCATCACCATCATCGGCGGCGGCCTGGCCGGCTGCGAGGCCGCCTGGCAGGCGGCTGGCGCCGGGGCCGAGGTCACCCTCTTCGAAATGAAGCCTCAGCGCTTTTCCCCGGCCCACCACTCCCCGAACCTCGGCGAGCTCGTCTGCTCCAACAGCCTGCGGGGAGCGGGGATGAACAACGCCGTCGGCTGCCTCAAGGAAGAGTTGCGCCGCTGTGGCTCCCTGATCATGGCGGCGGCCGACGCCACGGAGGTCCCCGCCGGCGGAGCCCTGGCCGTCGACCGCGACGCCTTTGCCGCCTACCTGACGGAGAAGGTCGAAGCACACCCCCGCATCCGGGTGCGCCGCGAGGAGATCACCACCCTCCCCGCCGAGGGGACGGTCATCGTCGCTTCCGGCCCCCTGACCTCCGAGCCCCTCTCCCAGGAGATCGCCCGGCTCACCGGCAGCGAACACCTCTACTTCTACGACGCCATCGCTCCCATCGTCGAGGCCGACTCCATCAACTTCGACAGGGCCTGGCGGGCCTCCCGCTACGGCAAGGGGGGGGACGACTACATCAACTGCCCCCTCTCGAAGGAGGAGTACTTCGCCTTCGTCGAAGCCCTCAAGGCCGCGGAGAAGGTTCCCGCCCGCGATTTCGAAAAGATGATCCACTTCGAAGGGTGCATGCCCATCGAGGAGATGGCCGTTCGCGGGGATCTGACCCTGGCCTTCGGGCCGATGAAGCCGGTGGGACTCCCCGATCCCCGCACCGGCCGGGAGCCTTTTGCGGTGATCCAGCTCCGCCAGGACAACCGCCACGCCACCCTCTACAATCTCGTCGGCTTCCAGACCAAGCTCACCTACCCGGAACAGCGCCGCATCTTCCGCACCATTCCCGGGCTGGAAAACGCCGTCTTCGCCCGTCTCGGCAACGTCCATCGCAACACCTTCGTCAACGCTCCCGCGTGTCTGAACCGCTCCCTGCAGCTCAAAAGCGAGCCGCGCATCCTCTTTGCCGGGCAGATCACCGGCGTCGAAGGGTACGTCGAGTCGGCGGCCTGCGGCTTTCTCGCCGGGCTCTTCGCCCCGCGCCTGGCTGAGGGAAAAAGCGTTTCCTTTCCCCCGCCGACCACCGCCCTCGGCGCCCTCCTGGCCCACCTGGCCGACTCCTCCCCGGAAGGATTCCAGCCGATGAACGTCAACTACGGCCTCTTCCCCCCCCTCGAAGGGCGCAAAATGAAGCGGGCCGACCGGCGCCTGGCCATGGCCGAACGGGCCCTGGCCGATCTCGGGGAGTGGTGGCGGAGCCCAGACAGCAAACAATTTGCACATTAA
- a CDS encoding Maf family nucleotide pyrophosphatase produces the protein MNPHSADTAGGAPLLVLASASPRRRELLASVGLHFSVVASDAPEEEIPGETPQEHVVRLSKDKARQVAGRPEVSGRWFIGSDTIVLRDETILGKPKDAEEAAAMLASLSGRSHRVLSGYAVFDRQTGSTVAGAVSTLVRFKELTESEIAGYIATGEPFDKAGSYAIQGIGVFMVLSIKGSYTNVVGLPLCEVIEVLERLGAVRLFA, from the coding sequence ATGAATCCCCATTCCGCCGACACCGCCGGAGGAGCGCCCCTGCTCGTTCTGGCCTCGGCCTCCCCCCGACGCCGCGAACTGCTGGCCTCCGTCGGCCTCCATTTTTCCGTGGTGGCCAGCGACGCACCGGAAGAGGAGATCCCCGGCGAGACGCCGCAGGAGCATGTGGTCCGCCTGAGCAAGGACAAGGCCCGCCAGGTCGCCGGGCGCCCCGAGGTTTCCGGACGCTGGTTCATCGGCAGCGACACCATCGTGCTGCGCGACGAGACGATCCTCGGCAAGCCCAAGGATGCCGAAGAGGCCGCCGCCATGCTCGCCTCCCTCTCCGGGCGCAGCCACCGTGTCCTCTCGGGATACGCGGTTTTCGATCGCCAGACCGGCTCGACGGTGGCCGGAGCGGTCTCCACTCTTGTGCGGTTCAAGGAGTTGACAGAATCGGAGATCGCGGGGTACATTGCCACCGGCGAACCCTTCGACAAGGCGGGCTCCTACGCCATTCAGGGGATCGGCGTCTTCATGGTCCTCTCCATCAAGGGGAGCTACACCAACGTCGTCGGACTCCCCCTCTGCGAAGTGATCGAGGTGCTCGAGCGCCTCGGGGCGGTCCGGCTCTTTGCCTAG
- a CDS encoding HAD family hydrolase: MPIDTFLFDLDGTLVDSVADLATAVNLLRGELDLPPLPREAVRSYVGDGATLLVQRALPPGLYSERRLQRFLRLYGDHLLEETAIYPGIRDFLETLHNRRLAVVTNKPLALTLRLLDGLHLRRFFPVVLGGDSCLTKKPDPAPVVEALRQLQRPPESAVMIGDHHTDLRAGRAAGVRTCFCAWGIGESGGVASDFFAATPFDLPRLFPGAAP; the protein is encoded by the coding sequence ATGCCCATCGACACCTTCCTCTTTGATCTCGACGGCACCCTGGTCGATTCGGTGGCCGACCTGGCCACCGCCGTCAACCTGCTGCGCGGCGAACTCGATCTTCCCCCCCTCCCCCGGGAGGCGGTGCGCAGCTACGTCGGCGACGGCGCCACCCTTCTGGTGCAGCGGGCCCTCCCTCCCGGCCTCTACAGCGAACGGCGGTTGCAGCGCTTCCTTCGGCTCTACGGCGACCATCTTCTGGAGGAGACGGCGATCTATCCGGGGATCCGCGACTTTCTCGAAACCTTGCACAACCGGCGCCTGGCGGTGGTGACCAACAAGCCCCTGGCGTTGACCCTTCGCCTTCTTGACGGGCTGCACCTGCGCCGCTTCTTCCCCGTGGTTCTCGGCGGCGACAGCTGTCTCACCAAAAAACCCGACCCGGCCCCCGTCGTCGAGGCGCTGCGACAGCTGCAGCGCCCGCCGGAATCGGCGGTGATGATCGGCGACCACCACACCGACCTGCGAGCCGGCCGTGCCGCCGGGGTCCGCACCTGTTTTTGCGCCTGGGGAATCGGCGAGAGCGGCGGAGTCGCCAGCGATTTTTTCGCCGCGACCCCCTTCGACCTCCCCCGCCTCTTTCCGGGAGCTGCGCCGTGA
- a CDS encoding DUF494 family protein yields the protein MTKDPQKERVLAIVSIIAQYVMEDRGFLSESEIVEELLAVGFESEEIDAAFSWMENLSLHAPPKASAPLALSTHRVFTAEENRNLSREARGFLVQLRTMGILDDDTEEEILEKALDGAEDEVSLSELKTITAFTVFARSHDQWRREVDCILDNDWSRLYH from the coding sequence ATGACGAAAGATCCTCAAAAAGAGCGGGTTCTGGCCATCGTCAGCATCATTGCCCAGTACGTGATGGAAGACCGCGGCTTTCTCAGCGAGTCGGAAATCGTCGAAGAGCTGCTGGCCGTAGGGTTCGAATCGGAAGAGATCGATGCGGCCTTCAGCTGGATGGAAAATCTCTCCCTCCACGCCCCCCCCAAGGCCTCGGCCCCCCTCGCCCTTTCCACCCACCGGGTCTTCACCGCCGAGGAGAACCGCAACCTCTCCCGGGAGGCCCGCGGATTTCTGGTGCAACTGCGGACCATGGGGATTCTCGATGACGACACCGAAGAGGAAATCCTTGAAAAGGCCCTCGACGGCGCCGAAGACGAGGTCTCCCTGAGCGAGTTGAAAACCATCACCGCCTTCACCGTGTTCGCCCGTTCCCATGACCAGTGGCGCAGGGAGGTCGACTGCATACTGGACAACGACTGGTCGCGGCTGTATCACTAG
- a CDS encoding YggS family pyridoxal phosphate-dependent enzyme translates to MSLKANLQTIRAGIETACRRCGRDPRTVRLVAVSKTKPVSLIEEAAAAGQTLFGESYVQEFVAKAEAIALPLEWHFIGALQSNKVKYLRGHTALIHSVDRYSLAAEIDRQWASLEEPAAILIQVNIGEEASKSGTTAKELEELVRRVSLLPHLRIRGLMTLPPYCEDPEEVRPYFRSLRQLALTIEELKLPGVAMEELSMGMSHDFAVAIEEGATLVRVGTAIFGERERN, encoded by the coding sequence ATGAGCTTAAAAGCCAACCTGCAGACCATCCGCGCCGGGATCGAGACAGCCTGCCGCCGCTGCGGCCGCGACCCGCGGACGGTCCGCCTGGTGGCTGTCTCCAAGACCAAACCGGTCTCCCTCATCGAGGAAGCAGCGGCCGCGGGGCAGACCCTCTTCGGCGAGAGCTACGTTCAGGAGTTCGTCGCCAAGGCCGAGGCGATAGCCCTCCCTCTCGAATGGCACTTCATCGGCGCCCTGCAGAGCAACAAGGTCAAATACCTCAGGGGGCACACCGCTCTCATCCACTCCGTCGACCGCTATTCGCTGGCCGCCGAGATCGACCGCCAGTGGGCCTCCCTGGAGGAGCCGGCCGCCATTCTCATCCAGGTCAACATCGGCGAAGAAGCGAGCAAGTCGGGGACGACGGCCAAAGAACTCGAAGAGCTTGTGCGCCGCGTCAGTCTCCTCCCCCACCTGCGCATCCGCGGCTTGATGACCCTCCCCCCCTACTGTGAAGACCCGGAAGAGGTCCGCCCCTACTTCCGCAGCCTGCGGCAACTGGCGCTCACCATCGAAGAACTTAAACTCCCCGGCGTCGCCATGGAGGAGCTGTCCATGGGGATGAGTCACGATTTTGCCGTCGCCATCGAAGAAGGAGCGACCCTGGTGCGGGTCGGCACGGCGATTTTCGGCGAGAGGGAAAGGAACTGA
- the dprA gene encoding DNA-processing protein DprA has protein sequence MTKDELGWLRLHLTPGLGRAGLLRLQEAFGSPGEILDAGPSAWRDRAGIRPAVASALPKEDAPLFVEAAERLRRLAVRIIPLGDETRYPSLLRKIHDPPALLYLRGTLPPGDALAVVGARRASPAGQRLTFELCRELASRGIAVVSGLARGIDTAAHQGALAGGGPTVGVLGCGIDRIYPPENADLFNRVAAEGAVISEYPPDTPPLPGHFPGRNRIISGLCRGVLVVEAALGSGSLITVDFALEQGREVFAVPGPVYAPASEGVNRLLKEGAHLVTEVGDILEVLWPALPSAAARTREDAFAATLSGKPLELYRNLEEIPLHIDDLARKSALTPMEVSAILLHLELQGGVEQLPGARFIRNRRP, from the coding sequence ATGACCAAGGATGAACTCGGGTGGCTGCGCCTCCACCTGACCCCGGGCCTCGGCCGGGCCGGCCTCCTCCGCCTGCAGGAGGCCTTCGGCTCTCCCGGGGAGATCCTCGACGCCGGACCCTCGGCCTGGCGTGATCGGGCCGGCATCCGCCCCGCCGTCGCATCCGCCCTCCCGAAGGAAGATGCCCCCCTGTTCGTCGAAGCCGCCGAGCGCCTCCGCCGTCTCGCCGTCCGGATCATCCCCCTCGGCGATGAAACGCGGTACCCCTCCCTGCTGCGGAAAATTCACGACCCCCCCGCCCTCCTCTATCTCCGCGGCACGCTGCCGCCAGGCGACGCCCTGGCGGTGGTCGGCGCCCGCCGGGCCTCCCCCGCCGGCCAGCGCCTGACCTTTGAGCTCTGCCGCGAACTCGCCAGCCGGGGGATCGCCGTGGTCAGCGGCCTGGCGCGAGGGATCGATACGGCGGCCCACCAGGGAGCCCTCGCTGGCGGAGGTCCGACGGTCGGCGTTCTCGGCTGCGGCATCGACCGCATCTATCCGCCGGAAAACGCGGACCTGTTCAACCGGGTCGCCGCCGAAGGCGCGGTGATCTCCGAGTACCCGCCGGACACCCCGCCGCTCCCCGGCCACTTTCCCGGACGCAACCGCATCATCAGCGGCCTGTGCCGCGGCGTGCTGGTGGTGGAGGCGGCCCTGGGGAGCGGCTCGCTGATCACCGTCGACTTTGCCCTGGAACAGGGGCGGGAGGTCTTCGCCGTCCCCGGTCCCGTCTATGCCCCGGCCAGCGAGGGGGTCAACCGTCTTCTCAAGGAGGGCGCCCATCTGGTGACGGAGGTGGGGGACATCCTCGAGGTCCTCTGGCCCGCCCTGCCGTCGGCCGCGGCACGAACCCGGGAGGATGCCTTCGCCGCCACCCTCTCCGGAAAGCCCCTCGAACTCTACCGGAATCTCGAAGAAATTCCCCTTCACATCGACGATCTGGCGAGGAAAAGCGCCTTGACACCCATGGAGGTTTCCGCTATTTTACTGCACTTGGAACTCCAGGGAGGTGTCGAACAACTCCCCGGGGCACGGTTTATCCGCAACAGGCGACCTTGA
- the topA gene encoding type I DNA topoisomerase, whose product MAQTLVIVESPAKAKTIEKFLGKGFKVLASYGHVRALPSKQGSVDIANDFEPKYHILPESKKHVDLLKKEAARSSELILATDLDREGEAIAWHLLEALEISEESTSPVVKRVTFHEITKKAILKAMEEPRHIARDLVDAQQARSILDYLVGFNLSPFLWKKIRYGLSAGRVQSVALRLICDREKEIQGFDPREYWTIEADMATERKEPFRARLHAVGGERLDKFAIATTAEAEALVADLEKSRFAVTSVARSEKKRNPAAPFTTSTLQQEASRKLGFSARKTMTTAQKLYEGIDIGQGDVGLITYMRTDSVALSEEATDEAREVITRVFGKEYALEKPRVYKSKAKNAQEAHEAVRPTAIINTPDKVKPFLSSDQHRLYSLIWTRTVASQMASAILDATTVDIGSTPGAPREFTFRASGQVIRFPGFMKLYIEGTDEAEEKAEGLLPLINEGEGVERGELYPEQHFTQPPPRYTEASLVKTLEEYGIGRPSTYASIMNTLVTRKYVRLEKRAFFPEDVGMVVSDLLVKHFHQYVDYDFTAKLEEDLDAISRGEEQWRPVLRGFWDPFIALLKQKEQEVSKEDVTTEKTDKLCPECSKPLVVKLGRSGKFLACSGFPECRHTEPLSGEEQEEPVLSEEKCDKCGAPMLIKMGRFGKFLACSAYPACKNIQPLIKPKALGITCPECKEGEMMEKKSRYGKIFYSCNRYPQCKYALWDLPINEPCPKCGHPVIVEKVTKRDGTYRKCPTETCDYRLVLVEPEKKAAAKKAPAKAPADKKEPVKKAPAKKAPTKTTAAAGAVPRKVAVPAKKKKPE is encoded by the coding sequence ATGGCACAGACCCTCGTGATCGTCGAATCGCCGGCCAAGGCAAAAACCATCGAGAAATTTCTCGGCAAGGGGTTCAAGGTCCTGGCCTCCTACGGCCATGTGCGCGCCCTCCCCAGCAAGCAGGGATCGGTGGACATCGCCAACGACTTCGAACCCAAATACCATATCCTCCCCGAGAGCAAGAAGCACGTCGACCTGCTGAAAAAGGAAGCCGCCCGCAGCTCCGAACTGATCCTCGCCACCGACCTCGACCGCGAAGGGGAAGCCATCGCCTGGCACCTGCTCGAAGCCCTGGAGATCTCCGAAGAGAGCACCTCCCCGGTCGTCAAGCGGGTCACCTTTCACGAGATCACCAAAAAGGCGATCCTCAAGGCGATGGAGGAACCGCGGCACATCGCCCGCGACCTCGTCGACGCCCAGCAGGCCCGATCGATCCTCGACTACCTGGTCGGCTTCAACCTCTCCCCCTTCCTGTGGAAGAAGATCCGTTACGGACTCTCCGCCGGACGGGTGCAGTCGGTGGCCCTGCGCCTGATCTGCGACCGGGAAAAGGAGATCCAGGGCTTCGACCCCCGGGAATACTGGACCATTGAAGCCGACATGGCGACGGAGCGCAAAGAACCGTTCCGCGCCCGCCTGCACGCCGTCGGCGGCGAAAGGCTCGACAAGTTCGCCATCGCCACGACGGCCGAGGCCGAAGCTCTGGTGGCCGATCTCGAAAAGTCCCGCTTCGCCGTGACTTCGGTGGCGCGCAGCGAAAAGAAGCGTAACCCCGCCGCCCCCTTCACCACCAGCACCCTGCAGCAGGAAGCGAGCCGCAAACTCGGCTTCTCCGCCCGCAAGACGATGACCACCGCCCAGAAACTCTACGAGGGGATCGACATCGGCCAGGGGGACGTCGGCCTGATCACCTACATGCGGACCGACTCCGTCGCCCTCTCCGAAGAGGCGACGGACGAGGCGAGAGAGGTCATCACCCGGGTCTTCGGCAAGGAGTACGCCCTGGAGAAACCGCGGGTCTACAAGAGCAAGGCAAAAAACGCCCAGGAGGCCCACGAGGCGGTGCGGCCGACGGCGATCATCAACACCCCGGACAAGGTCAAGCCCTTTCTCAGCTCGGACCAGCATCGCCTCTACAGCCTGATCTGGACCCGCACCGTCGCCTCGCAGATGGCCTCGGCCATCCTCGACGCCACCACCGTCGACATCGGCTCGACCCCCGGCGCCCCCCGGGAGTTCACCTTCCGCGCCTCGGGCCAAGTGATCCGCTTCCCCGGCTTCATGAAGCTCTACATCGAGGGGACCGACGAGGCCGAGGAGAAGGCCGAGGGGCTTCTCCCTCTCATCAACGAGGGGGAAGGAGTCGAGCGAGGGGAGCTTTATCCCGAGCAGCACTTCACCCAGCCCCCTCCCCGCTATACCGAAGCGAGCCTGGTCAAGACCCTGGAAGAATACGGCATCGGCCGCCCCTCGACCTACGCCTCGATCATGAACACCCTGGTGACCCGCAAGTACGTGCGCCTGGAAAAACGCGCCTTCTTTCCCGAGGACGTCGGCATGGTGGTCAGCGACCTCCTCGTCAAACACTTCCATCAGTACGTGGACTACGACTTCACCGCCAAGCTCGAGGAGGACCTCGACGCCATCTCCCGCGGCGAAGAGCAGTGGCGCCCGGTGCTGCGCGGCTTCTGGGATCCCTTCATCGCCCTCCTCAAGCAGAAGGAGCAGGAAGTCTCCAAGGAGGACGTCACCACCGAGAAGACCGACAAGCTCTGCCCCGAATGCAGCAAGCCGCTGGTGGTCAAGCTCGGGCGCTCGGGGAAGTTTCTCGCCTGCTCCGGATTTCCCGAATGCCGCCACACCGAGCCCCTCTCCGGCGAGGAGCAGGAAGAACCGGTCCTCTCCGAGGAGAAATGCGACAAATGCGGGGCGCCGATGCTCATCAAGATGGGACGTTTCGGCAAGTTTCTCGCCTGCAGCGCCTATCCGGCCTGCAAGAACATCCAGCCCCTGATCAAGCCGAAGGCCCTCGGCATCACCTGCCCCGAATGCAAGGAAGGGGAGATGATGGAGAAGAAGAGCCGCTACGGCAAGATCTTCTACTCCTGCAACCGCTATCCGCAGTGCAAGTACGCCCTCTGGGACCTGCCGATCAACGAACCCTGCCCCAAGTGCGGCCATCCGGTGATCGTCGAAAAAGTCACCAAGCGCGACGGCACCTACCGCAAATGCCCCACCGAGACCTGCGACTACCGCCTGGTGCTGGTGGAGCCGGAGAAAAAGGCGGCGGCCAAAAAGGCACCGGCCAAAGCGCCGGCAGACAAGAAGGAACCGGTCAAGAAAGCGCCGGCTAAGAAGGCGCCGACCAAAACGACGGCTGCCGCGGGAGCTGTACCCAGGAAAGTCGCCGTCCCGGCGAAGAAGAAAAAACCGGAATGA